A genomic region of Gemmatimonadales bacterium contains the following coding sequences:
- the ptsP gene encoding phosphoenolpyruvate--protein phosphotransferase, which produces MTRALRGIGVSPGVVCAPAFVVRWEFPDVPDRAVRPDQVDAEVRRLHEAVEYVVSHLTELGERVLQRAGPEESRIFDAQILMAQDRDFLASVETLIRNNQLSAETAYEFKALEFRNHWAGAARLRERLADLNAIQLRMLSHLMGRSAHELWSIPADEQVIVVAQEISPGLTVQLDREHVVGLVSEEGTRTAHAAILAHSLGIPAVMGAVGALAQIPGGTMLLLDGQSGTIILDPTRDELDDAKTQVSRRSRLELQLEAVVEAPAVTPDGREIQLMGNVDLPEEIEQAVRFGAQGVGLLRTEFLLTGRATLPTEDEQTDYFRRVASAFRDHPIVIRSYDLGGDKFPVAFKTSAEANPFLGWRSIRVCLDEPEVFRPQLRAVLRAAAGRDIRLMLPLVTLVEEVEEARAMMEEEAAALKAAGIRAAESVPVGVMIETPAAVLIADRLAEVSAFFSVGTNDLTQYTMAVDRGNARLADRFTPHHPSIVRQLQQVLAVGRAAGVPVSVCGEMASEALSAVLLIGLGYDQLSVSPPALPLVKWVVRTVPEPAARQAAESALSAASSSDVSEALRSVVGEYIDVRLLDPNSALPGRGRVATLPAGKPAS; this is translated from the coding sequence ATGACTCGCGCACTTCGAGGAATCGGCGTCTCGCCAGGGGTGGTCTGCGCCCCGGCTTTCGTCGTGCGCTGGGAATTTCCCGACGTTCCCGACCGGGCCGTCCGCCCCGACCAGGTCGACGCCGAGGTGCGCCGCCTGCACGAGGCAGTGGAGTACGTCGTTTCCCACCTCACCGAGCTGGGCGAACGGGTGCTCCAGCGCGCCGGCCCCGAGGAGTCCCGCATCTTCGACGCCCAGATCCTCATGGCGCAGGATCGGGATTTCCTCGCCTCCGTCGAGACCCTGATCCGGAACAACCAGCTCAGCGCCGAGACCGCCTACGAATTCAAGGCACTGGAATTCCGGAACCACTGGGCCGGGGCCGCCCGCTTGAGGGAGCGGCTGGCCGACCTCAACGCCATTCAGCTCCGGATGCTCTCGCACCTGATGGGACGCTCGGCGCACGAGCTGTGGTCCATCCCCGCGGACGAGCAGGTGATCGTGGTGGCCCAGGAGATCTCCCCCGGACTCACCGTGCAGCTCGACCGCGAGCACGTGGTCGGGCTGGTGAGCGAGGAGGGCACCCGCACCGCCCACGCCGCCATCCTGGCGCACTCCCTCGGCATCCCGGCGGTCATGGGCGCGGTCGGCGCACTCGCCCAGATCCCCGGCGGCACGATGCTGCTGCTCGATGGGCAGAGCGGCACGATCATCCTCGACCCCACCCGCGACGAGCTGGACGATGCCAAGACACAGGTGAGCCGCCGGAGCCGCCTGGAGCTGCAGCTCGAGGCGGTGGTCGAAGCACCTGCGGTGACGCCCGATGGGCGCGAGATCCAGCTCATGGGCAACGTCGACCTGCCGGAGGAGATCGAGCAGGCCGTCCGCTTCGGCGCCCAGGGGGTTGGCCTGCTGCGGACCGAGTTCCTCCTCACCGGCCGCGCCACGCTGCCGACCGAGGACGAGCAGACCGACTACTTCCGCCGGGTCGCATCCGCTTTTCGCGACCATCCGATCGTGATCCGCAGCTACGATCTCGGCGGCGACAAGTTCCCAGTGGCGTTCAAAACCTCGGCGGAGGCCAACCCGTTCCTGGGCTGGCGCTCGATCCGGGTCTGCCTGGATGAGCCCGAGGTATTCCGGCCCCAGCTGCGCGCGGTGCTGCGCGCGGCCGCCGGCCGCGATATCCGCCTCATGCTGCCGCTGGTCACTTTGGTGGAGGAGGTGGAGGAGGCCAGGGCGATGATGGAGGAGGAGGCGGCCGCCCTCAAGGCGGCTGGGATCCGGGCGGCGGAGTCCGTGCCGGTAGGCGTCATGATCGAGACCCCGGCGGCCGTGCTGATCGCCGACCGGCTGGCCGAGGTGAGCGCCTTCTTCAGCGTGGGGACCAACGATCTCACCCAGTACACCATGGCGGTGGATCGTGGGAACGCGCGACTGGCCGACCGGTTCACCCCTCACCACCCCTCGATCGTGCGCCAGCTCCAGCAGGTGCTCGCCGTGGGCCGTGCAGCGGGTGTGCCGGTGAGCGTCTGCGGCGAGATGGCGTCGGAGGCGTTGAGCGCCGTGCTGCTGATCGGTCTGGGATACGACCAGTTGAGCGTCTCGCCGCCCGCGCTGCCCTTGGTCAAATGGGTGGTGCGAACCGTGCCCGAGCCGGCCGCGCGGCAGGCGGCCGAGTCCGCCCTCTCGGCCGCGAGCTCGAGCGACGTTTCCGAAGCGCTCCGCAGCGTGGTCGGGGAATACATCGACGTCCGCCTGCTCGATCCCAATTCGGCGTTGCCCGGGCGGGGACGGGTGGCTACCTTGCCAGCCGGCAAGCCGGCGTCCTGA
- a CDS encoding HPr family phosphocarrier protein: MIEREATIVNRDGLHARPAARIVRLASSFNSEVELAKDGVGVNGKSIMGVMMLAAECGSSIIIRADGPDAAQAVEALAKLVASGFGEE; encoded by the coding sequence GTGATCGAGCGAGAAGCCACCATCGTGAACCGCGACGGGTTGCACGCCCGCCCGGCCGCGAGAATCGTGCGCCTGGCCAGCAGCTTCAACTCCGAGGTGGAGCTCGCCAAGGATGGAGTGGGGGTCAACGGGAAGAGCATTATGGGCGTGATGATGCTCGCGGCGGAATGCGGCAGCTCGATCATCATCCGGGCCGATGGCCCGGATGCCGCGCAGGCCGTGGAGGCACTCGCGAAGCTGGTGGCCAGCGGATTCGGAGAGGAGTGA
- a CDS encoding PTS system mannose/fructose/sorbose family transporter subunit IID — MTGGWRALLRLFAVQGTWNYERMLGVGIGYAAEPLLEDLKTVDPVRHSEAVVRSTEFFNCNPNLAGLALGATVRAEYEAVPGDQIDRLRRALCSPLGAMGDELFWAGLVPALVGAALVAAVLGAGWWAIAGLLLGYNLLRLGTAVWALRTGFDSGMRVGAAIGGSWVPRAIERIGPVAGFTIGAAVPVVAGWYLTGFGWAGGVGALAVAVVGAAVTRWYGTALTTVRFALLAVALLLFFRWVGL, encoded by the coding sequence GTGACCGGCGGCTGGCGGGCGCTGCTCCGGCTCTTCGCCGTGCAGGGGACCTGGAACTACGAGCGCATGCTCGGCGTCGGCATAGGCTACGCGGCGGAGCCGCTGCTGGAGGACCTCAAGACCGTGGATCCGGTGCGGCACAGCGAGGCCGTGGTCCGGTCGACCGAGTTCTTCAACTGCAACCCCAACCTCGCCGGACTCGCGCTCGGCGCCACCGTCCGGGCGGAGTACGAGGCGGTCCCCGGCGACCAGATCGACCGGCTGCGCCGGGCGCTCTGCAGCCCGCTCGGCGCCATGGGGGATGAGCTGTTCTGGGCCGGGCTGGTACCGGCACTGGTCGGTGCTGCCCTGGTGGCGGCCGTCCTGGGCGCCGGCTGGTGGGCCATCGCCGGTCTCCTGCTCGGCTACAACCTGCTCCGGCTCGGCACCGCGGTCTGGGCGCTTCGCACCGGGTTCGACTCGGGCATGCGGGTGGGCGCGGCCATCGGTGGCTCCTGGGTTCCGCGCGCCATCGAGCGGATCGGCCCGGTAGCGGGATTCACCATCGGGGCGGCGGTACCGGTGGTGGCGGGCTGGTATCTCACCGGTTTCGGCTGGGCGGGCGGGGTCGGCGCGCTGGCCGTGGCTGTGGTGGGCGCGGCCGTGACCCGCTGGTACGGCACTGCGCTCACCACGGTGCGGTTCGCTTTGCTCGCCGTGGCGCTGCTGCTGTTCTTCCGGTGGGTCGGACTGTGA